The following proteins are encoded in a genomic region of Sulfurimonas sp. HSL3-7:
- the nifK gene encoding nitrogenase molybdenum-iron protein subunit beta, with product MQEVDNIMNGQKLFQRPEYQDVLKKKKEFEGGYGAVNPEKVKEIAEWTKTWDYREKNLAREAITVNPAKACQPLGAVMVALGFEETMPYVHGSHGCVAYFRSYFTRHFKEPTPCVSDSMTEDAAVFGGLVNMKDGLKNCAAVYKPKMIAVSTTCMAEVIGDDLYAFATAAKEEDGGEYLPEDYPITYAHTPSFTGSHITGYDNMMHGIMSQLTEGVEEKKNDKINIIPGFETYIGSIRSIKSIVESFGAEYTMLGDHSDQWDMPAGDYKMFAGGTTIEDAKDCKNSKATISLQKYATVKTMKMVTKRWKQKESANLNPIGLKGTDEFVMKIAELTGKEVPEKLKTERGRLVDAMQDSYPYMHGKKFAIWGDPDFLIGAVSFLLEMGAEPTHVLCHNAPRGWEEEMRALLDTSPAAADLNVWAGKDLWHMRSLLFTEPVDFMIGNSYGKELMRDTGVPLIYIGFPIFDRHHLHRYSISGYDGALNLLTWITNKVLDQLDEDTKGIASTDYFFDLIR from the coding sequence ATGCAAGAAGTCGATAACATCATGAACGGCCAAAAGCTGTTCCAAAGACCAGAGTACCAAGACGTACTAAAGAAGAAAAAAGAGTTCGAAGGGGGTTACGGTGCCGTAAACCCTGAGAAAGTAAAAGAGATCGCTGAGTGGACAAAAACGTGGGATTACCGCGAGAAAAACCTTGCCCGCGAAGCGATCACGGTCAACCCGGCAAAAGCGTGTCAGCCGCTTGGTGCCGTTATGGTTGCACTAGGATTTGAAGAGACAATGCCGTATGTTCACGGTTCACACGGATGTGTTGCGTATTTCCGTTCATACTTCACACGTCACTTCAAAGAGCCGACACCATGTGTTTCCGACTCGATGACAGAAGACGCGGCGGTTTTCGGCGGTCTTGTCAACATGAAAGACGGTCTTAAAAACTGTGCGGCTGTCTATAAGCCGAAAATGATCGCTGTCTCTACAACATGTATGGCAGAGGTTATCGGTGATGACCTTTATGCGTTTGCTACAGCGGCGAAAGAGGAAGACGGCGGCGAGTACCTGCCGGAAGACTATCCGATCACATATGCGCATACACCGTCATTTACAGGTAGCCACATTACGGGTTACGACAACATGATGCACGGTATTATGTCGCAGTTGACAGAGGGTGTTGAAGAGAAGAAAAACGATAAAATCAACATCATCCCTGGTTTTGAGACATATATCGGTTCGATCCGTTCTATTAAATCTATCGTCGAGTCTTTCGGTGCCGAGTACACTATGTTGGGCGACCACTCTGACCAGTGGGACATGCCGGCTGGTGATTACAAAATGTTCGCCGGCGGTACGACGATCGAAGATGCTAAAGATTGTAAAAACTCTAAAGCAACGATCTCTCTACAGAAGTATGCAACAGTAAAAACCATGAAAATGGTGACAAAACGTTGGAAACAGAAAGAGAGCGCAAACCTTAACCCGATCGGTCTTAAAGGGACAGATGAGTTTGTCATGAAAATCGCTGAGTTGACAGGAAAAGAAGTACCTGAAAAACTTAAAACCGAGCGCGGCCGTCTTGTCGATGCTATGCAGGATTCTTATCCGTATATGCACGGTAAGAAATTCGCGATCTGGGGTGACCCTGACTTCCTGATCGGTGCGGTTTCATTCCTACTCGAGATGGGTGCTGAGCCGACACACGTGCTGTGTCACAATGCACCACGCGGTTGGGAAGAAGAGATGAGAGCACTGCTTGATACTTCTCCGGCTGCTGCTGACCTGAACGTCTGGGCTGGTAAAGACCTGTGGCACATGCGTTCACTTCTCTTTACTGAGCCGGTTGACTTCATGATCGGTAACTCGTACGGTAAAGAGCTTATGCGTGACACGGGCGTGCCTTTGATCTACATCGGCTTCCCGATCTTTGACCGTCACCACCTACACCGATACTCTATCTCAGGGTACGACGGTGCGCTGAACCTGTTGACCTGGATCACAAACAAGGTCCTTGATCAACTGGATGAAGATACTAAAGGTATCGCGTCAACAGACTACTTCTTTGACCTAATCCGCTAA
- a CDS encoding GNAT family N-acetyltransferase → MPKLHLASLDRNDYIASINTIDDERSVRFATMSMKWWDRHFSWRSQGCTVLCDEQENHLCYLFYKIDRYNRYLTIHNIFTPLARRRKGYAHELLNMVFALAIKKQVKRFKLDSISKSLDFYLSLGVVYWGVNSVGDYHCDLPMPTEGLDTLDAMVKRSDVQTLVGGSLEKIYDKVNGNDTSLSCEQTQILDSDKLKMRSAYMLNPLLDIKKRAK, encoded by the coding sequence ATGCCGAAATTACACCTCGCGTCGCTTGACCGTAACGACTATATCGCCTCCATCAACACCATCGACGATGAGAGAAGCGTCCGTTTTGCCACCATGTCCATGAAGTGGTGGGACCGCCACTTCAGTTGGCGCTCCCAGGGGTGCACCGTCCTGTGCGATGAGCAGGAGAACCACCTCTGCTACCTCTTTTACAAGATCGACCGCTACAACAGGTACCTCACGATCCACAACATCTTCACCCCGCTTGCCCGGCGCAGGAAAGGGTATGCCCATGAACTTTTGAACATGGTCTTTGCGCTTGCGATCAAAAAACAGGTCAAGCGGTTCAAGCTGGACTCCATCTCCAAATCACTGGACTTTTACCTCTCCCTGGGCGTTGTCTACTGGGGCGTCAACAGTGTCGGGGATTACCACTGCGACCTGCCGATGCCGACAGAGGGGCTGGACACCCTCGATGCCATGGTCAAGCGCTCCGACGTGCAGACACTCGTCGGCGGCAGCCTTGAAAAGATCTACGACAAGGTCAACGGCAACGACACCTCTCTGAGCTGCGAACAGACACAGATCCTTGACAGCGACAAGCTGAAAATGCGAAGCGCCTATATGCTCAATCCCCTGCTCGACATCAAAAAGCGTGCAAAATAA
- the ald gene encoding alanine dehydrogenase: MIIGVPKEIKTDEYRVSVTPAGVAELVKAGHRVYVESCAGEGSGFSDSAYVDAGASLLLEAAEVFELSELIVKVKEPIASEYPLFKPGQTLFTYLHLAADEPQTRFLLEKGIRAFSYETLNVKGRLPLLEPMSEVAGKMAALMGAVHLGRYQGGSGLLAGGVVGTARAKVMVLGGGVAGKAAAEVAAGLGADVTILDINTERLHYLNDVMAPNIATLYSSSEAIASQLAQCDIVVGTVLIPGAKAPKLITREMLKNMKPGSVLVDVSIDQGGCFESSHATTHTDPTFIEEGVVHYCVANMPGAYPRTSTYALTNATLPYVKALAKFGAEDICREYPVMISSLNTYDGVLYNEAVGIAHNIQSSKYIV, from the coding sequence ATGATTATCGGTGTACCCAAAGAGATCAAAACGGATGAATACAGAGTCTCCGTCACGCCTGCGGGCGTGGCTGAGTTGGTTAAAGCAGGGCACAGAGTCTATGTCGAGAGCTGCGCCGGTGAGGGGAGCGGTTTTAGCGACAGTGCGTATGTCGATGCCGGTGCATCGCTGCTGCTGGAGGCGGCGGAGGTCTTTGAACTTTCAGAGTTGATCGTGAAGGTCAAAGAGCCGATTGCGAGCGAATACCCTCTCTTTAAGCCGGGACAGACACTCTTTACCTATCTCCACCTTGCCGCTGACGAGCCGCAGACCCGGTTTCTTCTCGAGAAGGGGATCCGGGCCTTCTCCTACGAAACGCTTAACGTCAAGGGCCGCCTGCCGCTGCTGGAGCCGATGAGCGAAGTCGCGGGCAAGATGGCGGCACTGATGGGTGCGGTGCACCTCGGCCGTTACCAGGGCGGCAGCGGTCTTCTGGCCGGCGGTGTCGTCGGGACAGCGCGGGCAAAAGTGATGGTGCTCGGCGGCGGTGTTGCCGGTAAAGCGGCGGCGGAGGTTGCCGCCGGTCTGGGTGCGGACGTCACCATTCTCGATATCAACACGGAGCGTCTGCACTATCTCAATGACGTTATGGCACCAAATATCGCGACGCTATACAGTTCAAGCGAAGCCATTGCGTCCCAGCTGGCGCAATGCGATATCGTTGTGGGCACGGTGCTCATCCCCGGAGCAAAAGCGCCGAAACTCATTACGCGTGAGATGCTAAAAAATATGAAACCCGGCAGTGTCCTGGTCGATGTCTCCATCGACCAGGGGGGCTGTTTTGAGAGCTCCCACGCGACGACGCACACGGACCCTACCTTCATTGAAGAGGGTGTGGTGCACTACTGTGTCGCCAACATGCCGGGCGCCTACCCGCGCACCTCGACCTATGCCCTGACCAATGCGACCCTGCCGTATGTCAAGGCGCTTGCCAAGTTCGGGGCCGAAGACATCTGTCGTGAATACCCTGTGATGATCTCGTCACTCAATACGTATGACGGCGTCCTCTATAATGAAGCTGTCGGCATTGCACATAATATACAAAGCAGTAAGTACATTGTATAA
- a CDS encoding peroxiredoxin has protein sequence MLVTNKAPDFTATTVMGNNEIKEDFNLYENFGENGTVLFFYPLDFTFVCPSEIIAFDHRLDEFKSRGIEVIGVSIDSQFSHFAWKNTPVNEGGIGQIRYPLVADLTKEIAKEYDVLLDGGVALRGSFLIDKDGTVRHAVINDLPLGRNIDEMIRMVDAMLFTNEHGEVCAAGWNKGDEGMKADTAGVAEYLAKHENDL, from the coding sequence ATGTTAGTAACAAACAAAGCACCCGACTTTACGGCGACGACCGTCATGGGAAACAATGAGATCAAAGAGGACTTCAACCTCTACGAAAACTTCGGTGAGAACGGTACGGTTCTTTTCTTCTACCCGCTGGACTTCACCTTTGTATGCCCATCTGAGATCATTGCATTCGACCACCGTCTGGATGAGTTCAAGTCACGCGGTATTGAAGTGATCGGTGTCTCTATAGACAGTCAGTTCTCCCACTTTGCCTGGAAGAACACACCGGTAAACGAAGGCGGCATCGGCCAGATCCGTTACCCGCTGGTTGCCGACCTGACCAAAGAGATCGCCAAAGAGTATGACGTTCTTCTTGACGGCGGCGTTGCGCTTCGCGGTTCGTTCCTGATCGACAAAGACGGTACCGTACGTCACGCGGTCATCAATGACCTTCCGCTTGGACGTAACATCGATGAGATGATCCGTATGGTCGACGCGATGCTGTTCACCAACGAGCACGGTGAAGTGTGTGCGGCGGGCTGGAACAAAGGCGACGAAGGGATGAAAGCCGACACTGCCGGTGTTGCCGAGTACTTGGCTAAACACGAGAACGATCTGTAA
- a CDS encoding MoxR family ATPase — MNPLHTKRSLQHLSERKVPVFLWGPPGIGKSSIVAQIAKEKKIGFIDLRLSLLDPTDLRGIPFFDSKNDKAIWAPASFLPDGSEKEGILFLDELNTAAPMVQASAYQLILDRKIGEYTLPEGWSIIAAGNRESDRGVVFRMAAPLSNRFIHLEMESSVEDWKTWAVGKGIDSSIIGFISYRPDALFSFDTQSDSRSFATPRTWEYVNEVIASEPENDLLMPLVSGAIGEELAAAFLGFRVVASELPDIDTILDGSCTEVPHDPSALHMLSTALSMRIDQGTSTKKLNNLVGYTLKMPGEFAVMIVQDLRQREIELDHVDNWTLWMKNFNQLLR; from the coding sequence ATGAACCCCCTGCACACCAAACGTTCACTCCAGCATCTCAGTGAAAGGAAGGTGCCCGTTTTCCTGTGGGGTCCTCCGGGGATCGGAAAATCCTCCATCGTAGCGCAGATCGCCAAAGAGAAGAAGATCGGCTTTATCGACCTTCGCCTCTCCCTGCTTGACCCCACCGACCTTCGCGGTATCCCCTTCTTCGATTCCAAGAACGACAAAGCCATCTGGGCCCCCGCCTCTTTCCTGCCTGACGGAAGCGAAAAAGAGGGCATCCTCTTCCTCGACGAGCTCAACACCGCGGCACCGATGGTCCAGGCCTCGGCCTACCAGCTTATCCTCGACAGGAAGATCGGCGAGTACACCCTGCCTGAGGGCTGGTCCATCATCGCCGCCGGGAACCGCGAAAGCGACCGCGGGGTGGTCTTTCGCATGGCCGCGCCGCTCTCAAACCGTTTTATCCACCTTGAGATGGAGAGCAGTGTGGAGGACTGGAAAACCTGGGCCGTCGGCAAAGGGATCGACAGCTCCATTATCGGGTTTATCTCCTACCGTCCCGACGCCCTTTTCAGTTTCGACACCCAGAGCGACAGCCGCTCTTTCGCCACCCCGCGCACCTGGGAGTATGTCAACGAGGTGATCGCCTCCGAGCCGGAAAACGACCTCTTGATGCCGCTGGTCAGCGGTGCCATCGGCGAAGAGCTGGCCGCGGCCTTCCTCGGCTTCAGGGTGGTCGCAAGCGAGCTGCCCGACATCGACACCATCTTGGACGGCAGCTGCACCGAGGTGCCGCACGACCCCTCCGCCCTGCATATGCTGAGTACGGCCCTGAGTATGCGTATCGACCAGGGGACCTCGACCAAAAAACTCAACAACCTTGTCGGCTACACCCTGAAGATGCCGGGGGAGTTCGCGGTGATGATCGTTCAGGACCTGCGTCAGCGCGAGATCGAGCTTGACCATGTCGACAACTGGACCTTATGGATGAAAAACTTCAACCAGCTGCTGCGGTAA
- a CDS encoding ankyrin repeat domain-containing protein has translation MNEKTLQWMARNGYTPEELNFQGSYGNTALMKAAREGDAGIVAELLAEGADISLKNVDGNTALWLACFGENPDVVAMLIDAGIEIDTPNVNGVTSLMYAASSGKESMVRMLLDAGADTTVKNPDDFTALELAVTPKILKMLRNSAR, from the coding sequence ATGAATGAGAAGACACTACAATGGATGGCCAGGAACGGTTACACTCCCGAGGAGCTGAACTTTCAAGGCAGCTACGGCAACACGGCGCTGATGAAAGCAGCCCGTGAAGGCGATGCCGGGATCGTGGCGGAACTGCTCGCGGAAGGTGCCGACATCAGTCTCAAAAACGTTGACGGCAATACCGCCTTGTGGCTGGCCTGTTTCGGCGAGAACCCCGACGTTGTCGCAATGCTCATCGACGCGGGCATTGAGATCGACACCCCGAACGTCAACGGGGTGACCTCCCTGATGTATGCGGCTTCGAGCGGCAAGGAGAGCATGGTCAGGATGCTCCTCGACGCCGGCGCCGACACGACCGTCAAAAACCCCGATGACTTTACGGCGCTTGAACTGGCCGTCACGCCGAAAATCCTCAAGATGCTACGGAACAGTGCCCGATGA
- a CDS encoding aldo/keto reductase translates to MQENRYVMTTAGVTMPSLIYGTAWKKERTAELVVEAVQAGFRGIDTACQPKHYHEAGVGDALTTLRKQGIKREELYVQTKFTPVAGQDAGTIPYDREAPLAEQVAQSFAASQKNLQSDYVDALLLHTPLFPFSHLLSVWRAMEKIQKSGGARQLGISNCDDLALLKRLYSEARVKPVLVQNRFYDASGYDTELRRWCGEQGIIYQSFWSLTANPHLLGSEAVFTLARKYRKSEAQIFYAFLNAIGIVPLDGTTSLEHMAEDLDIFTFELLPSEIRTIEKLL, encoded by the coding sequence ATGCAAGAGAACCGTTATGTCATGACAACCGCCGGCGTCACGATGCCCAGCCTCATCTACGGTACCGCATGGAAGAAAGAGCGTACGGCAGAACTGGTCGTCGAGGCCGTTCAGGCCGGTTTCAGAGGCATCGACACCGCCTGCCAGCCGAAACACTACCATGAAGCAGGCGTCGGTGACGCGCTGACAACCCTCCGTAAGCAGGGCATCAAACGCGAAGAACTCTATGTGCAGACCAAGTTCACACCGGTTGCGGGGCAGGATGCAGGCACCATCCCCTACGACAGAGAGGCGCCCCTGGCCGAACAGGTCGCGCAATCGTTCGCTGCCTCTCAAAAGAACCTCCAGAGCGACTATGTGGATGCCCTTCTCCTGCATACACCCCTCTTTCCGTTCTCGCACCTGCTCAGCGTATGGCGGGCCATGGAGAAGATCCAAAAAAGCGGCGGTGCACGCCAGCTCGGCATCAGCAACTGTGACGACCTCGCCCTGCTGAAACGGCTCTACAGCGAAGCCAGGGTCAAACCCGTACTCGTGCAGAACAGGTTTTACGACGCATCGGGCTATGACACAGAACTGCGCCGGTGGTGCGGCGAACAGGGCATTATCTACCAGAGTTTCTGGAGCCTGACCGCCAACCCGCACCTCCTCGGCAGCGAGGCAGTTTTTACACTTGCCCGCAAATACCGCAAAAGCGAAGCGCAGATCTTCTATGCCTTTCTAAACGCCATCGGGATCGTCCCGCTGGACGGCACGACCTCGCTGGAGCATATGGCAGAGGACCTGGATATCTTCACCTTTGAGCTCCTCCCTTCAGAGATCCGCACAATCGAAAAGCTGCTCTAA
- a CDS encoding cytochrome c peroxidase has protein sequence MKLLYMIPLFMGSTLFVSQLNADMTEQILAEIESGERSIRSEIQSLKTVPVPEPTDLDLYVKNKKNAIALGKALFWDMQLGSDGATACASCHFSAGADNRAKNQINPGFARSNQDGTSDHSDEFDSDQGPNYHLKRSDFPRHVKADPNLFISDVLRDTDDVLGSQGVHYTLFTEAGEEEIVADPNGFDVGGANTRRVQARNSPTVINAVFNHRQFWDGRASNIFNGKNPHGDADKDALVYKVIDGKVTGVNVSIDNASLASQATGPVLSDIEMSADGRTWTDVGTEVLSTDAGTSQLRSERIAARTRQILASRPLALQEVSPTDSVLGKLADQKNGTGLQVASYAQMISAAFQPEWWQSNDAIVLDDNTSHTQMEMNFSLYFGLAVQLYEATLVSDNTRVDQYLEGDTSALTEQEIVGFHLADAEARCLNCHGGSELTFASVSRIDQQGLTRNRKGDLIDEGYNNIGVRPTLEDLGVGGTDPFGNALGYARQTQLGLYDNPNIDGIEEELTADLGNDGAFKIPSLRNVALTAPYFHNGGESTLEDVIDFYFRGGNFRSPDADQSYPIIGYSADRGAESPITGLGILRGELLDSGPGLDDADKASLVAFLKALTDERVVYRKAPFDHPQLFIHAGHVGDNSYVEVDEYGQAKDIVVEIPAVGAEGGDPLPTFNQNLAD, from the coding sequence ATGAAATTACTATATATGATTCCACTTTTTATGGGAAGCACGCTCTTTGTAAGCCAGCTGAATGCGGATATGACAGAGCAGATACTTGCCGAAATTGAAAGTGGTGAAAGAAGTATTCGAAGCGAGATTCAGTCACTGAAGACCGTCCCGGTTCCCGAACCTACGGATTTGGATCTATATGTGAAAAATAAGAAGAACGCCATTGCTTTGGGTAAAGCGCTTTTCTGGGACATGCAGCTGGGAAGCGACGGTGCGACAGCATGTGCGTCATGCCACTTCAGTGCCGGTGCCGATAACCGTGCCAAAAATCAGATCAACCCCGGTTTTGCACGTTCAAATCAAGACGGTACATCTGACCACAGTGATGAGTTTGACAGTGACCAGGGTCCAAACTACCATTTAAAAAGATCAGACTTTCCGCGTCATGTTAAGGCGGACCCGAACCTGTTTATTTCAGATGTCCTGCGGGATACAGATGACGTACTCGGTTCGCAGGGCGTGCACTATACTCTCTTTACCGAAGCCGGTGAAGAAGAAATTGTAGCAGACCCGAATGGCTTTGACGTCGGCGGTGCAAATACAAGGCGCGTCCAAGCGAGAAACTCGCCCACAGTCATCAATGCCGTATTTAACCATCGCCAGTTCTGGGATGGCCGTGCAAGCAATATCTTCAACGGTAAAAATCCGCATGGGGATGCCGATAAAGATGCGCTTGTCTATAAAGTCATCGACGGTAAAGTCACCGGCGTCAATGTCAGCATCGACAATGCCTCTTTGGCGTCACAGGCTACAGGGCCTGTACTGAGTGACATTGAGATGTCTGCAGATGGCAGAACCTGGACAGATGTAGGAACAGAGGTCTTAAGTACCGATGCCGGAACATCCCAACTCAGAAGCGAACGCATCGCGGCAAGAACGCGTCAGATTCTCGCGTCACGGCCGTTGGCTTTACAAGAGGTTTCGCCTACCGACAGTGTTTTGGGAAAACTTGCAGATCAAAAAAACGGAACAGGCTTGCAGGTAGCGAGTTATGCACAGATGATCAGTGCTGCTTTTCAACCTGAGTGGTGGCAGTCAAATGATGCGATTGTATTGGATGACAATACGAGTCACACCCAGATGGAGATGAACTTTTCACTCTATTTTGGTCTCGCCGTTCAGCTGTATGAAGCGACGCTTGTGTCCGACAATACCCGCGTCGATCAATATTTAGAAGGGGATACGTCCGCTTTGACGGAGCAAGAGATAGTCGGTTTTCATTTGGCTGATGCTGAAGCACGTTGTCTTAACTGTCATGGTGGAAGCGAACTGACATTTGCATCTGTAAGTCGTATTGACCAACAGGGACTGACACGCAACAGAAAAGGCGATCTGATCGATGAAGGTTATAACAATATCGGCGTGCGCCCTACCTTGGAAGACCTTGGCGTCGGTGGTACAGATCCTTTTGGCAATGCCCTCGGGTATGCACGTCAAACGCAACTGGGTCTGTATGATAATCCCAATATTGACGGCATTGAAGAAGAGCTGACCGCCGATCTCGGAAATGACGGTGCTTTTAAAATTCCTTCGCTCAGAAATGTTGCCTTGACGGCACCGTATTTTCATAATGGCGGAGAAAGTACACTGGAAGACGTTATCGATTTTTATTTCCGCGGCGGTAATTTTAGAAGCCCGGATGCAGATCAATCCTACCCAATCATCGGCTACTCCGCAGATAGAGGGGCCGAGTCGCCGATTACAGGTCTGGGTATCTTGAGGGGCGAGCTGCTCGACTCGGGACCGGGTCTGGATGATGCGGATAAAGCGAGTCTTGTTGCCTTTTTAAAAGCCTTGACGGATGAACGTGTTGTATACCGTAAGGCGCCGTTTGACCATCCTCAACTGTTCATTCATGCCGGGCATGTAGGTGACAATAGTTATGTCGAAGTTGATGAATACGGACAGGCAAAAGATATTGTCGTTGAAATTCCGGCCGTCGGCGCGGAAGGCGGGGACCCTCTTCCGACATTCAATCAAAATTTAGCCGATTAA
- a CDS encoding TIGR01458 family HAD-type hydrolase, producing the protein MKALLCDIGGVLYVGDTPIEGAVEAIARLKEHVPVRFLTNTTQKTGAQVVGKLQAMGFDIGPDEVITALDVTKMLLEREKSGALFLLTDDAASFFDDLPKEPCRYVVVGDAQKNFSYENLNRAFRVLLQGGELLAAAKNRYFKDEDGELSMDAGGFVAALEYASNKEARIVGKPSPEFYRLACASMGISPEETVMVGDDIEGDILGAQEAGIKAVLVRTGKFTPDDLKWGIEPDIVLDSIAEINTLL; encoded by the coding sequence ATGAAAGCATTATTGTGTGATATCGGCGGGGTGCTGTATGTAGGTGACACCCCGATAGAGGGGGCCGTCGAAGCGATCGCCCGCCTAAAAGAACATGTTCCGGTGCGTTTTTTGACCAACACGACCCAAAAAACAGGCGCGCAGGTTGTCGGCAAACTGCAGGCGATGGGGTTCGACATCGGACCCGATGAAGTCATTACGGCGCTCGACGTCACGAAGATGCTGCTCGAACGCGAAAAGAGCGGCGCCCTCTTCCTGCTGACCGATGATGCCGCTTCGTTTTTCGACGACCTCCCGAAAGAGCCCTGCCGCTACGTCGTCGTCGGCGACGCGCAGAAGAACTTCAGTTACGAAAACCTCAACCGCGCCTTCAGGGTACTGCTGCAGGGCGGCGAACTCCTTGCCGCGGCAAAGAACCGTTACTTTAAAGACGAAGACGGCGAACTGAGCATGGATGCCGGCGGTTTTGTGGCGGCGCTGGAATACGCCAGCAACAAGGAGGCCCGCATCGTCGGAAAGCCCAGCCCGGAGTTCTACCGCCTCGCCTGCGCCTCGATGGGGATATCCCCCGAAGAGACGGTGATGGTGGGCGACGATATCGAGGGCGATATTCTCGGTGCGCAGGAGGCCGGTATCAAAGCCGTCCTGGTCAGGACGGGTAAGTTCACACCGGACGATCTTAAATGGGGCATCGAACCGGACATCGTCCTGGACTCCATCGCGGAGATAAACACGCTTCTCTAA
- a CDS encoding VWA-like domain-containing protein: MNSNDLLVKAKSQLSVRHPYFGMLASRLRQEPKEEISAYASNGVRFLYNEAFIQRRTIDELMFILTNCVMHHVLAHQQRRLNRKGNLWQLATDFAINNILHQNGMPIPQGANFNEEYAKMYAEEIYELLKEEYFGGADAFDEDDGFGSDAPPKMEINDAGQEEADQKAFASLDSIDDELDPQTESNWEYAASTANEVAARKSVTPSGFERLGKKVKASGVDWRFELYNAVNRHMRNNYAFMPPNKKHLYRGFALPSLASDTLSLCVAVDSSGSIDEYLLGAFMEEFKAIMTNFPAVRIELLICDARIHAHYTFQGGEKLEFKIKGGGGTDYRPVFEYIDANIPMNTMLLYFTDGDGWFPKFPPSYEVLWALSRPAKVPFGRPLVIFS; the protein is encoded by the coding sequence ATGAATTCTAATGACCTCCTCGTCAAGGCGAAAAGCCAGCTCAGTGTCAGACACCCCTACTTCGGTATGCTCGCCTCGCGCCTGAGACAGGAGCCCAAAGAGGAAATCAGCGCCTATGCCAGCAACGGCGTGCGCTTTTTGTACAACGAAGCCTTTATACAGCGGCGCACGATAGATGAGCTGATGTTCATTTTGACCAACTGCGTCATGCACCACGTCCTCGCCCACCAGCAGCGCCGCCTCAACCGCAAAGGAAACCTCTGGCAGCTGGCGACGGACTTCGCCATCAACAACATACTGCATCAAAACGGCATGCCGATCCCCCAGGGGGCAAACTTCAACGAAGAGTACGCCAAGATGTACGCCGAGGAGATCTATGAACTGCTCAAAGAGGAGTATTTCGGCGGGGCGGACGCCTTTGACGAGGATGACGGTTTCGGCAGCGATGCGCCGCCCAAGATGGAGATCAACGACGCCGGACAGGAAGAGGCGGATCAAAAAGCCTTCGCTTCGCTCGATAGCATTGACGACGAGCTCGACCCGCAGACGGAGTCGAACTGGGAGTATGCCGCCTCAACGGCAAACGAGGTGGCCGCACGCAAAAGTGTCACCCCCTCCGGCTTCGAGCGGCTGGGCAAAAAGGTCAAGGCCAGCGGGGTGGATTGGCGTTTTGAACTTTACAATGCCGTCAACCGACATATGCGCAACAACTACGCTTTTATGCCGCCGAACAAAAAACACCTCTACCGCGGTTTCGCCCTGCCATCTCTCGCCAGCGACACCCTGAGCCTCTGTGTGGCGGTCGACTCATCGGGCTCTATCGACGAGTACCTTCTGGGGGCTTTTATGGAGGAGTTCAAGGCCATTATGACCAACTTTCCGGCGGTCAGGATAGAGCTGCTGATCTGCGATGCGAGGATCCACGCCCACTACACTTTCCAGGGCGGCGAGAAGCTGGAATTCAAGATCAAAGGCGGGGGCGGAACGGACTACCGGCCCGTCTTCGAGTACATCGATGCGAACATCCCGATGAACACGATGCTGCTCTATTTCACCGACGGCGACGGCTGGTTCCCGAAATTTCCACCGAGCTATGAGGTGCTCTGGGCCCTCTCGCGTCCGGCGAAGGTCCCTTTCGGGCGCCCCCTGGTGATCTTTTCATAA